Proteins found in one Neurospora crassa OR74A linkage group II, whole genome shotgun sequence genomic segment:
- a CDS encoding phytanoyl-CoA dioxygenase, producing the protein MLAPRRLLCLASRTRRCRSFATTTSGPLNLPHVIKPSLAEQQQRQLSPRNLEAAVRHMHRDGLVVVEDAVPLNDLDHLNRKMVQDARTLQARGKDGPFNYNQGNLQQDAPPVAEYFSTSVFANPIATQITSHVLGPRPKWTFCSANAAMPPLPGADPQRQPVHSDADFAHPAHPFALVINVPLITMTPDNGSTELWLGTHNLAGEDSSGHAAQEGAHGERASGRIRPELLARRAAVRAPCQPTVRKGSIVVRDLRLWHAGMPNRTSGEVRIMLAMIHFAPWYRNRMRLELGEDVRPVLEREDLGLEVPVDWVGREEVLGRYLNRGFGNSYDFDQEA; encoded by the exons ATGCTTGCTCCTCGACGGCTGCTGTGCTTGGCTTCAAGGACCCGAAGATGCAGGTCCTTTGCGACAACCACGTCAGGGCCCCTGAATCTTCCCCACGTCATCAAGCCCTCTCTCGccgaacagcagcagcggcagctcAGCCCTCGTAACCTCGAGGCAGCCGTTCGCCACATGCACCGCGATGGCCTAGTCGTCGTTGAGGATGCCGTTCCTCTGAATGACCTAGACCACCTGAACCGCAAGATGGTTCAAGATGCCCGCACCCTGCAGGCTCGCGGCAAAGACGGCCCCTTCAACTACAACCAGGGGAATCTCCAACAAGACGCCCCTCCGGTAGCCGAGTACTTTTCCACCTCGGTTTTCGCCA ACCCCATCGCAACCCAGATAACCTCCCACGTCCTCGGCCCACGCCCCAAATGGACTTTCTGCTCCGCCAACGCTGCCATGCCACCGCTCCCCGGCGCGGACCCCCAGCGCCAACCCGTCCACTCAGACGCCGACTTCGCCCACCCGGCGCACCCCTTTGCGCTCGTCATCAACGTGCCCCTCATCACCATGACGCCTGACAACGGATCCACCGAGCTCTGGCTAGGCACGCACAACCTCGCCGGAGAGGATAGCAGTGGCCACGCAGCGCAGGAGGGTGCCCACGGCGAGCGTGCCAGCGGGCGCATCCGCCCGGAGCTTCTGGCGCGGCGGGCGGCGGTGCGCGCGCCGTGCCAGCCGACGGTGAGGAAGGGGAGTATCGTGGTGCGGGACCTGCGGCTGTGGCATGCGGGGATGCCGAACCGGACTTCCGGGGAGGTGCGGATCATGCTGGCCATGATCCATTTTGCGCCGTGGTACCGGAATCGGATGAGGTTGGAATTGGGGGAGGATGTGAGGCCCGTGCTGGAGCGGGAGGATCTGGGGTTGGAGGTGCCGGTGGATTGGGtcgggagggaggaggtgttggggAGGTATCTGAATAGGGGGTTTGGAAATAGTTATGATTTTGATCAGGAGGCTTAG
- the stk-55 gene encoding serine/threonine protein kinase — protein sequence MSLRSTKSPTGHRGFHHIPSNTDSDVEMDQLNDIPLRPIRTNASTASRSSNGGGVRKADQTLSNTLGGAVDSSSSPTEKHGLFHKPSKASHRQAGPSGRRRVRDLSRPGTNMSEDHKLNALGRFYRKVVSFPFVTRYLIYIIPIAFLFAIPLFVLPFTGNVDNIQLGTSDSDKENYTLFWLFLWIEISWLSLWTAKLVAHVLPHIFMFLCGVVSAGTRKYANVLAALEINLSLFLWLLASWLVFKFRFTDDSIEWVHTIKRILLSLFISFGVLLGEKAIVQLISISYHQRSFHNRIQDSKRDIYLLGLLYDASRTLFPMYCPEFADEDYVISDSINALLMRDRAEKMRPGGTSTPMRIVGDVHRIGDKITSVFGNIASEITGKNVFNPTSAHSIVIEALEKVRSSEAMARRIWMSFAAEGEEALLLDDIIEVLGPHHREEAEECFNAIDADQNGDISLDEMIRKVVDIGKERKAIAHSMKDISQALTVFDKVLLFVVLIIVIIIFLVVFQSSFVTTLATAGTTLLSLSFVFAVTTQEFLGSCIFLFVKHPYDVGDRVDIKGPDAEQLIVEKISLLYTVFTRIDKMQVVQVPNIQLNNLWIENVTRSKAMKETVDVAVSYDTSFEDIELLRLELEKFVRSPDNSRDFQPDINIMINDVGNLDKTTLKIQIKHKSNWHNEAVRCTRRSKFMCALALALKAVPINGPGGGGEALGGPNNPTYSVAVTDDFAATAREKADKDKAAAKMVNKLRQQEDDDISGSGKTGSSKMEAEQQAVANINASDPVAEALDEWGYDRATLRSRDASPVGRAGDDAASSIARRNYLSVRESQRGRRKPGEGLPSGNRSLSVHVTRPSVGSGIGSGFGSIRSPNTGRRSNLSFDVERGEAGISPGTYSYGQGYAGQGQPGPSVSQYAGAAYGAQQNQQPMSPSSPITSGGLYAGQSTLSPLSQQPQTPQPVYTAPGATATTVPPPQTLPAPSPMTLSPTPHTRSKRDKRDKRDRRTGGSKAEGGEYV from the exons ATGTCCTTAAGAAGTACGAAGTCGCCAACCGGGCATCGGGGATTCCACCATATCCCTTCCAACACTGACTCCGACGTTGAAATGGATCAACTCAATGATATCCCACTACGACCCATCCGTACCAACGCATCTACTGCCTCGAGGTCCTCcaacggtggtggtgttcgaAAGGCTGACCAGACTCTCTCCAACACCCTGGGCGGCGCCGTCGACTCATCGTCGTCCCCCACCGAGAAGCATGGCCTCTTTCACAAACCCAGCAAGGCCAGCCACCGCCAGGCCGGGCCTTCTGGACGGCGCCGTGTGCGAGATCTGAGCCGGCCGGGCACCAATATGAGTGAGGATCACAAGCTGAACGCGCTGGGTCGCTTCTATCGCAAGGTTGTCAGCTTTCCCTTCGTCACCCGCTACCTCATCTACATTATCCCCATCGCCTTCCTGTTCGCTATCCCCCTCTTTGTGCTGCCCTTTACGGGCAACGTGGATAACATCCAGCTCGGCaccagcgacagcgacaagGAAAACTACACTCTCTTTTGGCTCTTTCTCTGGATCGAAATCTCGTGGCTGTCGCTCTGGACCGCCAAGCTCGTCGCCCACGTTCTCCCTCACATCTTCATGTTTCTCTGCGGTGTCGTCAGCGCTGGAACCCGCAAGTACGCCAACGTGCTGGCCGCTCTCGAGATCAATTTGTCCTTGTTTCTCTGGCTACTGGCCTCGTGGCTCGTGTTCAAGTTCCGCTTTACAGACGACAGCATCGAATGGGTCCACACCATCAAGCGCATCCTGCTATCCCTCTTCATCTCGTTTGGCGTTTTGCTGGGAGAAAAGGCCATTGTTCAGCTTATCAGCATTTCGTACCACCAACGCTCCTTTCACAACCGCATCCAGGACTCCAAGCGCGACATCTACCTCCTGGGTCTCCTCTACGACGCTTCGAGGACTCTCTTCCCCATGTACTGCCCCGAGTTTGCCGACGAGGACTATGTCATCAGCGATAGTATCAACGCCCTCCTCATGCGCGACCGGGCCGAGAAGATGCGCCCCGGAGGCACCAGCACCCCCATGCGTATTGTCGGCGACGTCCACCGCATCGGCGACAAGATCACCTCGGTGTTCGGCAACATTGCCTCCGAGATCACCGGCAAGAACGTCTTCAACCCCACGTCCGCGCACTCCATCGTCATTGAAGCGCTCGAAAAAGTCCGCAGCTCCGAGGCCATGGCCCGTCGTATCTGGATGTCCTTCGCGGCCGAAGGCGAGGAGGCCCTTTTGCTGGACGACATCATCGAAGTTCTGGGCCCCCACCACCGcgaagaggccgaggagTGCTTTAACGCTATCGATGCCGACCAAAACGGTGACATTAGTCTCGACGAGATGATCCGCAAGGTTGTTGATATCGGTAAGGAGAGGAAGGCAATCGCTCACAGCATGAAGGACATCAGTCAAGCCTTGACGGTGTTTGATAAGGTCTTGCTGTTTGTGGTGCTGATCATTGTGATCATTATCTTCTTGGTTGTCTTCCAGAGCAGCTTTGTGACAACTCTGGCCACGGCTGGCACCACGCTTTTGTCGTTGTCCTTCGTTTTCGCCGTTACCACGCAGGAGTTCCTCGGTTCTTGCATCTTCCTGTTCGTCAAGCATCCGTATGATGTTGGCGATCGTGTTGATATCAAGGGTCCCGATGCTGAGCAGCTCATTGTTGAGAAGATCTCTCTCCTTTACACGGTCTTCACCCGTATTGACAAGATGCAAGTTGTTCAG GTTCCCAACATCCAACTCAACAACCTCTGGATCGAAAACGTCACGCGATCCAAGGCCATGAAAGAAACCGTCGACGTCGCCGTATCATATGATACCTCATTCGAAGATATTGAGCTTCTCCGCCTCGAACTCGAAAAGTTTGTCCGCTCGCCCGATAATAGCCGTGACTTCCAGCCCGACATCAACATTATGATCAACGACGTTGGCAACTTGGATAAGACGACGCTTAAGATTCAAATCAAGCACAAGTCCAACTGGCACAACGAGGCTGTGCGTTGCACCCGTCGCTCCAAATTCATGTGCGCTTTGGCCTTGGCCCTCAAGGCGGTCCCCATCAACGGCcccggcggtggtggtgaggcgTTGGGCGGTCCTAACAACCCGACTTACTCTGTTGCTGTAACCGATGATTTCGCTGCGACGGCTAGAGAAAAGGCGGACAAGGATAAGGCGGCGGCCAAAATGGTTAACAAACTACGCCagcaggaggatgatgacatTTCTGGCAGCGGCAAAACAGGAAGCAGCAAGATGGAAGCCGAGCAACAAGCAGTCGCCAACATCAACGCCTCCGATCCCGTCGCCGAGGCGCTAGATGAATGGGGCTACGACAGGGCCACCCTGCGCTCGCGTGACGCTTCCCCCGTCGGCCGCGCCGGTGACGATGCCGCCTCTTCCATCGCCCGCCGGAACTACTTGTCGGTCCGTGAGTCTCAGCGCGGACGCAGAAAACCAGGCGAGGGACTGCCGTCCGGGAATAGGTCCCTGAGCGTGCACGTCACTCGTCCCTCTGTCGGCAGTGGCATCGGCAGTGGCTTCGGCAGCATTCGTAGCCCGAACACTGGCCGCCGCTCCAACCTTTCCTTTGACGTAGAGAGAGGCGAAGCCGGAATCAGCCCCGGTACCTACAGCTACGGCCAGGGATATGCTGGGCAAGGACAGCCAGGGCCGAGTGTGTCGCAATACGCCGGGGCAGCTTATGGCGCGCAACAGAATCAACAACCGATGAGTCCTAGCTCGCCCATCACCAGTGGTGGATTGTACGCGGGACAGTCGACTTTGTCTCCTCTTTCACAGCAGCCACAGACTCCTCAGCCAGTTTACACCGCCCCTGGAGCAACTGCCACGACGGTTCCACCACCGCAGACCTTGCCCGCTCCGTCGCCTATGACGCTCAGCCCAACCCCCCACACCCGGTCCAAGCGGGACAAACGGGACAAACGGGACAGGAGGACCGGTGGGAGCAAGGCCGAGGGGGGCGAGTATGTCTAA
- a CDS encoding mitochondrial escape protein 2, protein MISAHILSRQATRPGHRGPRFTTHSTALLVQRSLGQGLPLAHRRTTRAWESTSSSTASTGSHKESGHIETAPHESLLFFNNLFPLKLSSILIWRPWTSEDLLQRFEQSSYSFIDPIRLVKRAINTHDQVPIEVTQIIPRLKDGGAFVKFTHPSDMSAAVVESKLSELLQNNPIKPWFNPFGRVKAGLVEGVPWLEDLYRLPRSRIRVEFVAAKDDASPAELSQETLYSIFRKFGKITEITSQPTDSKVLPRFAYIDFVLVRDAIMARNCMHGFVLREQGSKNATKLRLSYEQRVKAHHIWAWFTSHPRIVIPLVAALIAAFTVAVFDPIREFFVKAHVQKYFEFTNSRLYKWFKSQTSDILAFRRRKTEDAGLNALFTHRKDLIDSIQTGLLESVDTFTVVHGPRGSGKKELILDQVLKERSNVLHIDCKPVVEARGEAGTIGRLAFEVGYRPVFSWSNNISSLVDLAVQSTTGVKANFSENLESQVVKILQTTASALKQVGLSERKKEDKDADLSEDAYLEAHPERRPVIVIDHFLHKSEEKGVIYDRIADWAAALVQSNIAHVIFLTDDASYSKPLQRSLPDRVFRSVTLGDLSPDVAKKFVISQLQTDTKFAHDGQQKDSESGDQDNDNKNQKKDSNTPAPLDPTLLKELDTCITALGGRLTDLQVLARRLKIGQSPRKAVQEIIDSTASDILRMFLLSKSSTSDRKYTTEQAWYLISHLAASPSSSIPYNSVLLSNTFASSPETALEALANAELITVKSQNGMPSEIKAGKPVYQAAFQKLASDEKVKARMDLLVLTELAKMETQKIEKVEQELVMLQGLMARRPGDVSERVEYLLEKMKGGQARLKGLEKEMGVVKGQMVKG, encoded by the exons ATGATATCAGCACACATTCTCTCCCGGCAGGCTACAAGGCCTGGCCACCGGGGTCCCAGGTTCACCACTCACTCTACTGCCCTCTTGGTCCAACGTTCACTTGGCCAAGGGCTCCCACTCGCTCACAGGAGGACGACCCGAGCGTGGGAGAGCACCTCATCCTCGACGGCTTCCACCGGTTCTCACAAGGAGAGCGGCCATATTGAAACTGCCCCTCATGAATCCCTCTTGTTCTTCAACA ACCTCTTTCCCCTCAAGCTCAGCTCCATCCTTATCTGGCGGCCATGGACGAGCGAGGACCTCCTCCAACGCTTCGAACAATCCTCGTACAGTTTCATCGACCCCATCAGACTAGTCAAGCGAGCCATCAACACCCACGATCAAGTCCCCATCGAGGTCACCCAGATTATCCCTCGCCTCAAGGATGGCGGCGCATTCGTCAAGTTCACTCATCCAAGTGACATGTCCGCTGCCGTAGTCGAAAGCAAACTGTCCGAACTCCTACAGAACAACCCCATAAAACCATGGTTCAACCCCTTCGGCAGGGTTAAGGCTGGCCTCGTCGAAGGCGTTCCCTGGCTAGAAGATCTGTACAGACTTCCTCGCAGCCGCATACGGGTTGAGTTTGTGGCCGCCAAGGACGACGCATCTCCGGCCGAACTGTCACAAGAAACGCTCTACAGCATCTTCCGCAAATTCGGCAAGATCACTGAAATCACGTCTCAACCGACAGACTCCAAAGTCTTGCCCCGCTTTGCCTACATCGACTTCGTGCTGGTCCGAGACGCCATCATGGCAAGGAATTGCATGCATGGGTTCGTCTTGCGCGAACAGGGAAGTAAGAATGCAACAAAGTTACGGCTTTCGTACGAGCAACGAGTCAAGGCCCATCACATCTGGGCCTGGTTCACGAGCCACCCTAGGATCGTGATCCCGCTCGTTGCCGCCTTGATAGCAGCCTTCACTGTTGCCGTGTTTGATCCCATTCGGGAGTTCTTTGTCAAG GCACACGTCCAGAAATACTTTGAATTCACCAACTCCCGTCTCTACAAATGGTTCAAGTCCCAGACCTCCGACATCCTTGCCTTCCGTCGGCGCAAGACCGAAGATGCCGGTCTCAACGCCCTCTTCACCCACCGCAAAGACCTGATCGACTCCATCCAAACCGGCCTTCTCGAGTCTGTCGATACATTCACTGTCGTCCACGGTCCGCGCGGCTCCGGCAAGAAGGAACTTATCCTCGATCAAGTGCTCAAGGAACGCAGCAATGTGCTGCATATTGATTGCAAGCCGGTTGTGGAAGCGCGCGGTGAAGCAGGAACCATTGGTCGTCTCGCCTTCGAAGTTGGTTACCGTCCTGTGTTCTCTTGGtccaacaacatcagcagCCTAGTCGACCTCGCCGTGCAAAGCACCACGGGAGTGAAAGCCAACTTCTCCGAGAACCTGGAATCGCAAGTCGTCAAGATTTTGCAGACGACCGCATCGGCGCTTAAGCAAGTCGGTCTTTCAGAGCGCAAGAAGGAAGACAAGGATGCCGATCTCTCGGAGGATGCGTACCTAGAAGCTCACCCCGAACGGCGTCCAGTGATCGTCATTGATCACTTCCTCCACAAGAGTGAGGAGAAGGGTGTCATCTACGACCGTATCGCCGACTGGGCCGCGGCGTTGGTGCAGTCCAACATTGCCCATGTCATTTTCCTGACGGACGATGCCTCCTACTCCAAGCCTCTTCAGAGATCCCTTCCCGACCGCGTCTTCCGCTCCGTGACCCTCGGCGACCTGTCTCCTGACGTAGCCAAGAAATTCGTCATCTCCCAGCTGCAGACGGACACCAAGTTTGCGCATGACGGGCAGCAGAAGGATTCGGAATCGGGCGATCAGGATAATGACAACAAAAACCAAAAGAAGGACTCCAACACCCCGGCCCCCCTGGACCCAACCCTCCTCAAAGAACTAGACACCTGCATCACCGCCCTCGGTGGCCGCCTCACAGACCTGCAAGTTCTTGCCCGCCGTCTGAAGATCGGGCAATCCCCGCGAAAGGCCGTGCAAGAGATCATCGACTCGACCGCCTCCGACATCCTGCGCATGTTCCTCTTATCCAAGTCTTCCACTTCCGACCGAAAGTACACGACCGAACAAGCCTGGTACCTGATCTCCCATCTCGCtgcctccccctcctcttcgatCCCTTACAACTCCGTCCTTCTCTCCAACACCTTTGCGTCGTCACCCGAAACAGCCCTCGAGGCGCTGGCCAACGCAGAGCTGATAACCGTCAAATCACAAAACGGCATGCCTTCGGAGATCAAGGCCGGCAAACCAGTCTACCAGGCGGCCTTCCAGAAGCTGGCGAGCGACGAAAAGGTCAAAGCGCGCATGGACTTGCTGGTGTTAACCGAGCTGGCCAAGATGGAAACGCAAAAGATCGAAAAGGTCGAGCAGGAGCTGGTGATGCTGCAGGGActgatggcgaggaggccCGGCGATGTGAGTGAGCGGGTGGAGTACCTgctggagaagatgaagggtGGGCAGGCGAGGTTGAAAGgtttggagaaggagatggggGTTGTGAAGGGGCAGATGGTCAAGGGATAG
- a CDS encoding dienelactone hydrolase gives MLIKESYADVKTSANGKESTMRIFLFHPTIPGYPNARFPGVALFSEIYQVTGPVARFARQIAGQGYIVAAPSSYHDFTGPEPLAYDVPGTDQGNEWKVVKTLDSYDEDSRRTVDYLLSLPTCTGRIGATGMCLGGHLALRAALDPRITAAIPYFGTDIHSRTLGPNDGPNTSPSAPAPRPDPTTASGFVAPHTIDQLDKLRHCEVAMIFGVKDTHVPDAGRDLIRAKLREAGVTFSFYEFAWAQHAFIRDELSKGRYDPAITKVCFEVLLETFGRVLKTDLGQGTGEKEEVEHVC, from the exons ATGTTGATCAAGGAGAGCTACGCCGACGTCAAGACCTCTGCCAATGGCAAGGAGTCGACGATGA gaatcttcctcttccacccaACCATCCCCGGATATCCCAATGC GCGCTTCCCCGGAGTCGCCCTCTTCAGTGAAATCTACCAAG TGACCGGTCCCGTTGCCCGTTTTGCCCGCCAAATCGCCGGTCAAGGCTACATCGTCGCGGCCCCGAGTAGCTATCACGACTTTACCGGCCCCGAGCCTCTCGCCTATGATGTTCCCGGCACCGATCAAGGCAATGAGTGGAAGGTAGTCAAGACGCTGGACTCGTACGATGAAGACTCGCGCAGGACGGTCGACTACCTCTTGTCCCTGCCGACCTGCACTGGGCGCATTGGCGCGACGGGCATGTGTCTGGGTGGCCATCTTGCGCTAAGAGCCGCT CTCGACCCTCGCATAACCGCTGCCATTCCCTACTTCGGCACCGACATCCACTCGCGTACCCTCGGTCCCAACGACGGCCCCAACACCTCGCCctccgctcccgctcctcgTCCCGACCCGACAACCGCGTCTGGCTTTGTCGCCCCTCACACCATCGACCAGCTCGACAAACTCAGGCACTGCGAAGTGGCCATGATCTTTGGTGTCAAGGACACACACGTGCCCGACGCCGGCCGCGATCTAATCCGCGCCAAGCTGCGCGAGGCTGGAGTGACGTTCAGCTTCTACGAGTTTGCGTGGGCGCAACATGCGTTCATCAGGGATGAGTTGAGCAAAGGGCGGTACGATCCGGCGATCACCAAGGTTTGCTTTGAGGTTCTATTGGAGACCTTTGGGCGGGTTTTGAAGACGGACTTGGGCCAGGGGACGggcgaaaaggaggaggtggagcaCGTTTGTTAG
- the hsp70-1 gene encoding heat shock protein 70, giving the protein MAPAVGIDLGTTYSCVGVFREDRCEIIANDQGNRTTPSFVAFTDTERLVGDAAKNQVAMNPANTVFDAKRLIGRKFSDPEVQADMKHFPFKVIDRGGKPVIQVEFKGETKVFTPEEISAMILQKMKETAEAYLGGTVNNAVVTVPAYFNDSQRQATKDAGLIAGLNVLRIINEPTAAAIAYGLDKKVEGERNVLIFDLGGGTFDVSLLTIEEGIFEVKSTAGDTHLGGEDFDNRLVNHFVQEFKRKHKKDLSTNARALRRLRTACERAKRTLSSSAQTSIEIDSLFEGIDFYTSITRARFEELCQDLFRSTLQPVDRVLTDAKIDKSQVHEIVLVGGSTRIPRIQKLISDYFNGKEPNKSINPDEAVAYGAAVQAAILSGDTSSKSTSEILLLDVAPLSLGIETAGGMMTKLIPRNTTIPTKKSEVFSTFSDNQPGVLIQVYEGERQRTKDNNLLGKFELTGIPPAPRGVPQIEVTFDVDANGIMNVSALEKGTGKTNQITITNDKGRLSKEEIERMLAEAEKFKEEDEAEAKRVAAKNGLESYAYSLRNTLSDSKVDEKLDAADKEKLKSEIDKIVAWLDENQQATREEYEERQKELEAIANPIMMKFYGAGGAPGGMPGAAPGGFPGGAPGSNDNEGPTVEEVD; this is encoded by the exons ATGGCTCCCGCCGTCGGTATCGATCTTGGTACGACGTACTCTTGCGTCGGTGTCTTCCGTGAGGACCG CTGCGAAATCATTGCCAATGACCAGGGTAACCGCACCACCCCCTCGTTCGTCGCTTTCACCGACACCGAGCGTCTCGTCGGTGATGCCGCCAAGAACCAGGTCGCCATGAACCCGGCCAACACCGTCTTCGATGCCAAGCGTCTCATTGGTCGCAAGTTCTCCGACCCCGAGGTCCAGGCCGATATGAAGCACTTCCCCTTCAAGGTCATCGACCGTGGTGGCAAGCCCGTCATCCAGGTCGAGTTCAAGGGCGAGACCAAGGTCTTCACCCCCGAGGAGATCTCCGCCATGATCCTccagaagatgaaggagacCGCTGAGGCCTACCTCGGCGGCACCGTTAACAACGCCGTCGTCACCGTTCCCGCCTACTTCAACGACTCTCAGCGTCAGGCCACCAAGGACGCCGGTCTCATTGCTGGCCTCAACGTCCTCCGTATCATCAACGAGCCCACCGCTGCCGCCATTGCCTACGGTCTCGACAAGAAGGTCGAGGGTGAGCGCAACGTCCTCATCTTcgatcttggtggtggtacctTCGATGTCTCTCTCCTTACCATTGAGGAGGGTATCTTTGAGGTCAAGTCTACTGCCGGTGACACTCACTTGGGTGGTGAGGATTTCGACAACCGTCTCGTCAACCACTTTGTTCAGGAGTTCAAGCGCAAG CACAAGAAGGACCTCTCCACCAACGCTCGTGCTCTCCGCCGTCTCCGCACTGCTTGCGAGCGTGCCAAGCGtactctctcttcttctgccCAGACCTCCATTGAGATCGACTCTCTCTTCGAGGGTATCGACTTCTACACCTCCATCACCCGTGCTCGCTTCGAGGAGCTTTGCCAGGACCTTTTCCGCTCCACCCTCCAGCCTGTCGACCGTGTCTTGACCGACGCCAAGATCGACAAGTCCCAGGTCCACGAGATCGTTCTCGTCGGTGGTTCCACTCGTATCCCCCGTATCCAGAAGTTGATCTCCGACTACTTC AATGGCAAGGAGCCTAATAAAAG CATTAACCCCGACGAGGCCGTTGCCTACGGTGCTGCCGTTCAGGCCGCCATTCTTTCCGGTGACACTTCTTCCAAGTCCACCTCCGAGattctccttctcgacgTTGCCCCTCTTTCCCTCGGTATCGAGACTGCTGGTGGCATGATGACCAAGCTCATCCCCCGCAACACCACCATTCCTACCAAGAAGTCCGAGGTCTTCTCCACCTTCTCCGACAACCAGCCCGGTGTCCTTATCCAGGTCTACGAGGGTGAGCGCCAGCGTACCAAGGACAACAACCTTCTCGGCAAGTTCGAGCTTACCGGCATTCCCCCCGCTCCCCGCGGTGTTCCCCAGATCGAGGTTACCTTCGATGTCGATGCCAACGGTATCATGAACGTCTCCGCCCTCGAGAAGGGTACCGGCAAGACCAACCAGATCACCATTACCAACGACAAGGGCCGCCTGTCCAAGGAGGAGATCGAGCGCATGCTTGCTGAGGCCGAGAagttcaaggaggaggatgaggctGAGGCCAAGCGTGTCGCTGCCAAGAACGGCCTTGAGTCGTACGCCTACTCTCTCCGCAACACCCTCAGCGACTCCAAGGTCGATGAGAAGCTTGACGCTGCCGAcaaggagaagctcaagTCCGAGATCGACAAGATTGTCGCTTGGCTCGACGAGAACCAGCAGGCTACTCGTGAGGAGTACGAGGAACGCcagaaggagctcgaggctATTGCCAACCCCATCATGATGAAGTTCTACGGTGCTGGCGGTGCTCCCGGTGGCATGCCCGGTGCTGCCCCCGGTGGCTTCCCCGGCGGCGCCCCTGGCTCCAACGACAACGAGGGCCCCACCGTCGAGGAGGTCGACTAA